One genomic region from Actinocatenispora thailandica encodes:
- a CDS encoding tRNA adenosine deaminase-associated protein, which yields MSYFAVAAARGPRDWAVAELDLGRPADLADVEDVADLLRDVDADASVSLLFVEVDDEYLAVLRLDEGEDLRVFGSDAAFVDESPLGAVLLGDQDRHDTIELPDEDDDYEAPEQPPGNADDIEPVGDSDLLADLGVSGQKLVELCAGEGMMPSDVTTEICAVLGCADAVEELR from the coding sequence GTGTCGTACTTCGCTGTCGCGGCGGCTCGCGGACCACGCGACTGGGCTGTCGCCGAGCTGGATCTGGGTCGGCCCGCCGACCTGGCGGACGTGGAGGACGTCGCCGACCTGCTGCGCGACGTCGACGCCGATGCGTCCGTGTCGTTGCTGTTCGTCGAGGTCGACGACGAGTACCTGGCGGTCCTGCGCCTGGACGAGGGCGAGGACCTGCGGGTCTTCGGCTCGGACGCGGCGTTCGTGGACGAGTCGCCGCTCGGCGCCGTGCTGCTCGGCGACCAGGACCGGCACGACACGATCGAACTGCCGGACGAGGACGACGACTACGAGGCGCCCGAGCAGCCGCCCGGCAACGCCGACGACATCGAGCCGGTCGGCGACTCCGATCTGCTGGCCGACCTGGGCGTCTCCGGGCAGAAGCTGGTCGAGTTGTGCGCCGGTGAGGGCATGATGCCCAGCGACGTGACGACCGAGATCTGCGCGGTGCTCGGCTGCGCCGACGCCGTCGAGGAACTGCGCTGA
- a CDS encoding prephenate dehydrogenase, protein MLRTVTVIGLGLIGGSVLRAAARAGHDCRGYDPDPATRSAARDAGDWRIDDSPGPATDGADLVVLAVPPAALPTVLESLAGHPGIVTDVASVKQPALAAVPTGVRFVAGHPMAGREVSGFAAGDAALFDDRPWVLCLDEPTALADWLAVAEFVLALGARAVPAVAAEHDDAVARVSHLPHLAAAALAAQAAGALPAGLAAGSFADGTRVAASPPALWADICAANAPAVRAALDRLIADLGTARAALDAPAPALETWFGAGHAARAGWPPTAGPAIPIPPERDDLLALGRAGGWLTEIAGTRLTAVLPSRPAAGTDGPRSRKLGRAR, encoded by the coding sequence ATGCTGCGGACCGTGACGGTGATCGGCCTCGGCCTGATCGGCGGCTCGGTCCTGCGCGCCGCCGCCCGCGCCGGTCACGACTGCCGCGGCTACGACCCCGATCCGGCCACCCGCTCCGCCGCCCGGGACGCCGGCGACTGGCGGATCGACGACTCGCCCGGCCCGGCCACCGACGGCGCCGACCTCGTCGTACTCGCGGTACCGCCGGCGGCGCTGCCCACGGTGCTCGAATCCCTCGCCGGGCACCCCGGGATCGTCACCGACGTGGCATCGGTCAAGCAGCCGGCGCTCGCCGCAGTGCCCACCGGCGTACGGTTCGTCGCCGGTCATCCGATGGCCGGCCGGGAAGTGTCCGGTTTCGCTGCCGGCGACGCCGCCCTGTTCGACGACCGACCGTGGGTGCTGTGCCTGGACGAACCGACCGCGCTCGCCGACTGGCTGGCCGTCGCCGAGTTCGTGCTCGCCCTCGGCGCCCGGGCGGTGCCGGCCGTCGCCGCCGAGCACGACGACGCCGTCGCCCGGGTCAGCCACCTGCCGCACCTGGCCGCCGCCGCGCTCGCCGCCCAGGCCGCCGGGGCGCTGCCGGCCGGTCTCGCGGCCGGGTCGTTCGCGGACGGTACCCGGGTCGCGGCCAGCCCGCCGGCGCTGTGGGCGGACATCTGCGCGGCGAACGCGCCCGCGGTCCGCGCCGCCCTGGACCGCCTGATCGCCGACCTCGGCACCGCCCGCGCCGCCCTCGACGCGCCCGCCCCGGCGCTGGAGACCTGGTTCGGCGCCGGTCACGCCGCCCGCGCCGGCTGGCCGCCCACCGCGGGACCGGCCATCCCGATACCGCCCGAGCGCGACGACCTGCTGGCCCTCGGCCGGGCCGGCGGCTGGCTCACCGAGATCGCCGGTACCCGGCTCACCGCCGTACTCCCGAGCCGACCGGCCGCCGGCACCGACGGGCCGCGGAGCCGGAAACTCGGCCGGGCGAGGTGA
- the mtnA gene encoding S-methyl-5-thioribose-1-phosphate isomerase — protein sequence MRTIDWVSDAAGPAIEIIDQTALPDTTRMLRLRTTAEVVDAITRLAVRGAPALGVAGALGVALAAAGGSAADPAAAGSPAGRASGAAPAGRASGAAPAGAASGGAGAAASGDGAADRLAADVAALRNARPTAVNLARGVDRAAARIPAGPAAVLAEALALRDEEIASSQAMATRGADLVTELVGPSARLLTHCNTGGLATVTGGTALAVVTELHRRGALAGVVASETRPLLQGARLTAWELREAGVPFRVAVDGAGPFLMARGEVDAVILGADRICANGDVVNKVGSYAHALGAARAGIPFLVVAPESTVDDATATGADVPIEDRPADEVLAYAGRRTTPDGAAAANPAFDITPSDLVTAIVTDRRVLRPNAP from the coding sequence ATGCGGACGATCGACTGGGTGTCCGACGCGGCCGGGCCGGCGATCGAGATCATCGACCAGACGGCGCTGCCGGACACCACCCGGATGCTGCGGCTGCGTACCACCGCCGAGGTGGTCGACGCGATCACCCGCCTGGCGGTACGCGGCGCGCCCGCGCTCGGCGTCGCCGGTGCGCTGGGCGTCGCCCTCGCCGCTGCCGGCGGCTCGGCGGCCGATCCGGCCGCAGCCGGATCGCCGGCCGGACGAGCGTCCGGTGCCGCGCCGGCCGGACGAGCGTCCGGTGCCGCGCCGGCCGGAGCAGCTTCGGGTGGTGCTGGTGCGGCGGCGAGCGGCGACGGTGCAGCGGACCGGCTCGCTGCCGACGTCGCTGCGCTGCGCAACGCCCGGCCGACCGCGGTCAACCTGGCGCGCGGCGTGGACCGGGCCGCGGCGCGGATCCCGGCCGGCCCGGCCGCGGTGCTGGCCGAGGCGCTCGCGCTGCGGGACGAGGAGATCGCCAGCTCGCAGGCGATGGCCACCCGGGGCGCCGACCTGGTGACCGAACTGGTCGGCCCGTCGGCGCGGCTGCTGACCCACTGCAACACCGGTGGCCTCGCGACCGTCACCGGCGGTACGGCACTGGCCGTGGTCACCGAGCTGCACCGGCGCGGCGCGCTGGCCGGGGTGGTCGCGTCCGAGACACGGCCGCTGTTGCAGGGCGCCCGGCTGACCGCGTGGGAGCTGCGGGAGGCGGGGGTACCGTTCCGGGTCGCCGTCGACGGCGCCGGCCCGTTCCTGATGGCCCGCGGCGAGGTCGACGCGGTGATCCTCGGCGCCGACCGGATCTGCGCCAACGGTGACGTGGTGAACAAGGTCGGCAGCTACGCGCACGCGCTCGGCGCCGCGCGGGCCGGCATCCCGTTCCTCGTGGTGGCGCCGGAGTCCACAGTGGATGATGCGACCGCGACCGGCGCGGACGTACCGATCGAGGACCGGCCGGCCGACGAGGTGCTGGCCTACGCCGGGCGTCGCACCACGCCGGACGGCGCGGCGGCGGCGAATCCCGCGTTCGACATCACCCCGTCCGACCTGGTCACCGCGATCGTCACGGACCGCCGCGTGCTTCGCCCGAACGCTCCCTGA
- a CDS encoding PHP domain-containing protein — translation MGTEGARDPVADLRRIAFLLERAGEATYRVRAFRRAAGTVAGLDAGEIDARVAAGTVGELPGIGAVTERCIVESLRGEEPVYLRRLLATAGRSVDADGDALRARLRGDLHSHTDASDGGSPLAEMAAAAIDLGHDYLAITDHSPRLTVANGLSADRLRAQLDQIRALAPAMAPFRLLTGIEVDIDADGSLDQEPSLLAELDVVVASLHSGLRGSREVVTGRMLAAIRSGQMDVLGHCTGRMVTGKRHRPESEFDADRVFAAAAAADVAIEVNSRPERLDPPKRLLRLAIEAGCLFSIDSDAHAPGQLDWLPYGCARAAACGIDPDRVVNTWPADRLLEWTGRRRG, via the coding sequence ATGGGTACCGAGGGTGCGCGGGATCCGGTGGCGGACCTGCGGCGGATCGCGTTCCTGCTGGAGCGCGCCGGCGAGGCGACGTACCGGGTGCGTGCGTTCCGGCGCGCCGCCGGTACGGTGGCGGGTCTCGACGCCGGGGAGATCGACGCGCGGGTCGCCGCCGGTACGGTCGGGGAGCTGCCCGGCATCGGCGCGGTCACCGAACGCTGCATCGTGGAGTCGCTGCGCGGCGAGGAACCGGTGTACCTCCGGCGCCTGCTCGCCACCGCCGGCCGGTCGGTGGACGCCGACGGGGATGCGTTGCGCGCCCGGTTGCGTGGCGATCTGCACAGCCACACCGACGCCTCGGACGGCGGTTCGCCGCTGGCCGAGATGGCCGCGGCGGCCATCGACCTGGGGCACGACTACCTGGCGATCACCGACCATTCGCCCCGGTTGACGGTGGCGAACGGGCTGTCCGCGGACCGGCTGCGCGCCCAGCTGGACCAGATCCGCGCGCTGGCGCCGGCGATGGCGCCGTTCCGGCTGTTGACCGGGATCGAGGTGGACATCGACGCGGACGGCTCGCTCGACCAGGAGCCGTCGCTGCTGGCCGAGCTGGACGTCGTCGTCGCGAGCCTCCACAGTGGACTCCGTGGCAGCCGGGAGGTGGTCACCGGCCGGATGCTCGCCGCGATCCGGTCGGGCCAGATGGACGTGCTCGGCCACTGCACCGGCCGGATGGTCACCGGCAAACGGCACCGGCCGGAGAGCGAGTTCGACGCCGACCGGGTGTTCGCCGCCGCGGCGGCGGCCGACGTGGCGATCGAGGTGAACTCCCGGCCGGAGCGGTTGGATCCGCCGAAACGGTTGCTGCGACTGGCGATCGAGGCCGGCTGCCTGTTCTCGATCGACAGCGACGCGCACGCGCCGGGCCAGCTCGACTGGCTGCCGTACGGGTGCGCCCGCGCGGCGGCCTGCGGCATCGACCCGGACCGGGTGGTCAACACCTGGCCGGCCGACCGGCTACTGGAATGGACCGGGCGGCGGCGCGGGTGA
- a CDS encoding DUF885 domain-containing protein: protein MGRIDEIADRYVDDWATLDPAGATEAGVVGHDDEMPDLTPDGYAARAELNRRVLAELAGVEPADERERAAKAAMQERLGLEVEIADAGEDREMNVIASPVHGLRQTFDLMPLAGEEAASNVASRLEKLPRALDQLRTTLSADAAAGRVASRRQLAACVDQYKEWTGTDDFFAGLATRVGAEGALGARIAAAAAGARQAVDEFGGFVTGELLPRAAESDAAGLEKYQRASRYFLGASIDLAETYEWGWQELARIETEMRRVAGQIVPGSSSIVEAAAALDADPKRRIAGKEAFREWMQRQADEAIAAVDGVHFDIPEPVRTIEACIAPTSDGAIYYTPPSEDWSRPGRMWWAVPNGVEEFATWREVTTVYHEGVPGHHLQVGQTVYRSELLNRWQRLLCWVSGSGEGWALYAERLMDDLGFLSDPGARLGMLDAQSFRATRVIIDIGMHLQLKIPAGTGFHEGETWTPELGWEFLRAHCRMEEEFLRFELLRYLGWPGQAPAYKVGERMWLAAREEARARKGADFDLKAFHAAALDLGSIGLDPLREALARL from the coding sequence GTGGGACGTATTGACGAGATTGCCGACCGGTACGTGGACGACTGGGCCACCCTCGATCCGGCCGGTGCCACCGAGGCCGGCGTGGTAGGCCACGACGACGAAATGCCCGACCTGACCCCGGACGGGTACGCGGCGCGGGCCGAGCTGAACCGGCGGGTGCTGGCCGAGCTGGCCGGCGTCGAGCCGGCCGACGAGCGGGAACGCGCAGCCAAGGCGGCCATGCAGGAGCGGCTCGGCCTGGAGGTCGAGATCGCCGACGCCGGCGAGGACCGCGAGATGAACGTGATCGCGAGCCCGGTGCACGGGTTGCGGCAGACGTTCGACCTGATGCCGCTGGCCGGCGAGGAGGCCGCGAGCAACGTCGCGTCCCGGCTGGAGAAGCTGCCCCGCGCGCTCGACCAGCTGCGTACGACGCTGTCCGCGGACGCCGCGGCCGGCCGGGTCGCGTCCCGCCGGCAGCTCGCCGCGTGCGTCGACCAGTACAAGGAATGGACCGGTACGGACGACTTCTTCGCCGGCCTCGCCACCCGGGTCGGCGCCGAGGGTGCGCTGGGTGCCCGGATCGCCGCCGCCGCGGCCGGCGCCCGGCAGGCGGTGGACGAGTTCGGCGGGTTCGTGACCGGTGAGCTGCTGCCGCGCGCCGCCGAGTCGGACGCGGCCGGCCTGGAGAAGTACCAGCGCGCGTCGCGGTACTTCCTCGGGGCCAGCATCGACCTGGCCGAGACGTACGAGTGGGGTTGGCAGGAGCTGGCCCGGATCGAGACCGAGATGCGCAGGGTGGCCGGCCAGATCGTGCCGGGCAGCAGCTCGATCGTCGAGGCGGCGGCCGCCCTGGACGCCGATCCGAAGCGGCGGATCGCCGGCAAGGAGGCGTTCCGGGAGTGGATGCAGCGGCAGGCCGACGAGGCGATCGCGGCCGTCGACGGCGTGCACTTCGACATTCCGGAGCCGGTGCGCACCATCGAGGCGTGCATCGCGCCGACTTCCGACGGCGCGATCTACTACACTCCGCCGAGCGAGGACTGGTCCCGGCCGGGCCGGATGTGGTGGGCGGTGCCGAACGGTGTCGAGGAGTTCGCCACCTGGCGCGAGGTGACGACCGTGTACCACGAGGGCGTCCCCGGGCACCATCTCCAGGTCGGCCAGACCGTGTACCGGTCGGAGTTGCTGAACCGCTGGCAGCGGCTGCTGTGCTGGGTGTCCGGCTCCGGTGAGGGCTGGGCGCTGTACGCGGAGCGGCTGATGGACGATCTCGGTTTCCTGTCCGACCCCGGTGCCCGGCTGGGCATGCTGGACGCGCAGTCGTTCCGGGCAACCCGCGTCATCATCGACATCGGCATGCACCTGCAGCTCAAGATCCCCGCCGGTACCGGCTTCCACGAGGGTGAGACGTGGACCCCGGAGCTGGGCTGGGAGTTCCTGCGCGCGCACTGCCGGATGGAGGAGGAGTTCCTCCGCTTCGAGCTGCTGCGCTACCTGGGCTGGCCGGGGCAGGCCCCGGCGTACAAGGTGGGTGAGCGGATGTGGCTCGCCGCCCGCGAGGAGGCCAGGGCGCGCAAGGGCGCCGACTTCGACCTGAAGGCGTTCCACGCCGCCGCCCTCGACCTCGGCTCGATCGGCCTGGACCCGCTCCGCGAGGCCCTCGCCCGGCTCTGA
- a CDS encoding DUF3024 domain-containing protein encodes MSAVPELQLRQIARWCDRRVPNQLRDQVRVEYRLRGRNITIVECRPPFMPELGPDWTETRVAQLRYAPPPPDGGEWTLHWSDSHNRWHPAPEVPAASGPGPLLATIESNPHGVFWG; translated from the coding sequence TTGTCTGCCGTACCGGAGCTTCAGCTACGGCAGATCGCCCGCTGGTGCGATCGGCGAGTGCCGAACCAGCTGCGCGACCAGGTGCGGGTCGAGTACCGGCTACGCGGGCGCAACATCACGATCGTGGAGTGCCGGCCACCGTTCATGCCCGAACTCGGCCCCGACTGGACCGAGACCCGGGTCGCCCAGCTGCGCTACGCCCCGCCGCCACCGGACGGCGGCGAGTGGACGCTGCACTGGTCCGACAGCCACAACCGGTGGCACCCGGCTCCGGAGGTGCCGGCCGCCTCCGGCCCCGGCCCGCTGCTGGCCACCATCGAGTCCAACCCGCACGGCGTCTTCTGGGGCTGA
- a CDS encoding Xaa-Pro dipeptidyl-peptidase — protein MENRRSRRAAAAVALVTALLTLVGALAAPAAAAPPPPYVHGGQTVPTYSYASAVRESVQVDTKLDSDHDGTPDTVSVDIVRPRTATRVPVIMEASPYYSCCGRGNEFQLKKYDRNGTILSMPLAYDNYFVPRGYAFVAVDLVGTSRSTGCGDVGGPAEIGSVEAVVDWLNGRGTARYRDGRTARPGWTTGRVGMIGKSWDGTLANGVAATGVRGLATIVPISGISSWYDYMRLDGVPRATGYPGWLAGAVDGRPAGTCDAVQAGLTSAGDDTTGDYNDFWAARDYVPDAGKVRASVLIAHGLNDQNVFARNFSRWWDALAEHHVPRKLWLHQEGHTDPFDIDRGAWMTMLHRWFDYWLQGIHNGVMGGPKVRVERAPQQWQQQADYPAPGARPVRLSLAAGGGGAGTIGTGGGSGTVALTDNPDLTETQAVGDPNAARSDRATFLSTALSGTTHLSGTPTVTLRFRSDEPDTELTAKLVDYGTAARDDYLANDLSGIEDLDTRSCWGESTADDSACYLDTTEVVHSTDYGVLSRGWTDAAHRTGLTRYTPVAPGRWYSITIRLQPQDQLLAAGHHLGLVVSLSDTENTSPSSTGAKVTVDLAHSTLSLPVAGATHLGTVATAPQLTVTAPATRATRSTPARRLP, from the coding sequence GTGGAAAACCGTCGTTCCCGGCGGGCCGCCGCCGCGGTCGCTCTGGTCACCGCACTGCTCACGCTGGTCGGTGCGCTCGCCGCACCGGCCGCCGCGGCGCCGCCACCGCCGTACGTGCACGGCGGGCAGACCGTGCCCACCTACTCGTACGCCAGCGCGGTGCGCGAGAGCGTGCAGGTGGACACGAAGCTGGACAGCGACCACGACGGCACGCCGGACACGGTGTCGGTGGACATCGTCCGGCCACGCACCGCGACCCGGGTGCCGGTGATCATGGAGGCCTCGCCGTACTACTCCTGCTGCGGCCGGGGCAACGAGTTCCAGCTCAAGAAGTACGACCGGAACGGCACGATCCTCTCGATGCCGCTCGCCTACGACAACTACTTCGTTCCCCGCGGGTACGCGTTCGTCGCCGTCGACCTGGTCGGGACCAGCCGCTCCACCGGATGCGGCGACGTCGGCGGCCCGGCCGAGATCGGCAGCGTCGAGGCGGTGGTCGACTGGCTGAACGGCCGCGGCACCGCACGCTACCGGGACGGGCGAACGGCGCGCCCCGGCTGGACCACCGGCCGGGTCGGCATGATCGGCAAGTCCTGGGACGGCACCCTGGCCAACGGGGTCGCCGCGACCGGGGTGCGCGGCCTGGCCACCATCGTCCCGATCTCCGGCATCTCCAGCTGGTACGACTACATGCGGCTGGACGGCGTGCCGCGCGCGACCGGCTACCCGGGCTGGCTGGCCGGCGCGGTGGACGGGCGGCCCGCCGGCACCTGCGACGCGGTCCAGGCCGGCCTGACCAGCGCCGGCGACGACACCACCGGCGACTACAACGACTTCTGGGCGGCCCGCGACTACGTCCCGGACGCGGGCAAGGTGCGCGCCAGCGTGTTGATCGCGCACGGGCTCAACGACCAGAACGTGTTCGCGCGCAACTTCTCCCGGTGGTGGGACGCGCTCGCGGAGCACCACGTGCCGCGCAAGCTGTGGCTGCACCAGGAGGGGCACACCGACCCGTTCGACATCGACCGGGGCGCCTGGATGACGATGCTGCACCGCTGGTTCGACTACTGGTTGCAGGGCATCCACAACGGCGTGATGGGCGGACCGAAGGTCCGCGTCGAGCGCGCCCCGCAGCAGTGGCAGCAGCAGGCCGACTACCCGGCACCGGGCGCCCGGCCGGTCCGGCTGTCGCTGGCGGCGGGTGGCGGCGGCGCCGGCACGATCGGTACCGGGGGCGGATCGGGCACGGTCGCGCTGACCGACAACCCCGACCTGACCGAGACGCAGGCGGTCGGCGACCCGAACGCGGCCCGCAGCGACCGGGCGACGTTCCTGTCCACCGCGCTGTCCGGCACCACCCACCTGTCCGGTACGCCGACCGTCACGCTGCGGTTCCGCTCCGACGAGCCGGACACCGAGCTGACCGCGAAGCTGGTCGACTACGGCACCGCGGCCCGGGACGACTACCTGGCCAACGACCTGAGCGGGATCGAGGACCTGGACACCCGGTCCTGCTGGGGCGAATCCACCGCGGACGACTCGGCCTGCTACCTGGACACCACCGAGGTCGTGCACAGCACCGACTACGGGGTGCTGTCCCGCGGCTGGACCGACGCCGCGCACCGCACCGGCCTGACCCGCTACACGCCCGTCGCCCCCGGCCGGTGGTACTCGATCACCATCCGGTTGCAGCCCCAGGACCAGCTGCTCGCCGCCGGCCACCATCTCGGCCTGGTCGTCTCGCTGTCGGACACCGAGAACACCAGCCCGTCCAGTACCGGCGCGAAGGTCACCGTCGACCTGGCGCACTCGACCCTGTCGCTGCCGGTCGCCGGCGCCACCCACCTGGGTACCGTGGCGACGGCGCCGCAGCTGACCGTCACCGCCCCGGCGACGCGCGCCACCCGCTCCACCCCGGCCCGCCGGTTGCCCTGA
- a CDS encoding NADH:flavin oxidoreductase/NADH oxidase, translated as MGERVEPMLWRPYSLRGTTFRNRAWLSPMCQYSSRDGFPTDWHRTHYPSRAIGGAGLVLFEATAVSPAGRISPLDAGLWSAELAEAYRPITAAVAAAGAVPGVQLAHAGRKASTRAPWHGRGWVPPQEGGWATIGPSPVPFEGSPPPVAMSTVDIDRLVADFARATQLAVHAGFGVIELHAAHGYLLHQFLSPLSNRRTDHFGGDLAGRMRLPLAVVDAVRRTWPADRPLFVRVSATDWVEGGWTLAESVVFAKELAARGVDLVDVSSGGSAADATVPVGPKYQVPLAAEIRRQAGVPVGAVGLLETPDAATEVLVAGDADAVFVGRPMLRDPYWALRAPDAPRAAWPVQYHRAI; from the coding sequence GTGGGTGAGCGGGTCGAGCCGATGCTGTGGCGGCCGTACTCGCTGCGCGGCACCACGTTCCGCAACCGCGCCTGGCTGTCCCCGATGTGCCAGTACTCGTCCCGGGACGGGTTCCCGACCGACTGGCACCGCACGCACTACCCCAGCCGCGCGATCGGCGGTGCCGGGCTGGTGCTGTTCGAGGCCACCGCGGTGAGCCCGGCCGGCCGCATCTCGCCGCTGGACGCCGGCCTGTGGTCGGCCGAACTGGCCGAGGCGTACCGGCCGATCACCGCCGCGGTGGCGGCGGCCGGCGCCGTCCCGGGGGTGCAGCTGGCGCACGCCGGTCGCAAGGCGTCCACCCGGGCACCGTGGCACGGCCGCGGCTGGGTCCCGCCGCAGGAGGGCGGTTGGGCCACGATCGGGCCGTCGCCGGTGCCGTTCGAGGGGTCCCCGCCGCCGGTCGCGATGTCCACCGTGGACATCGATCGGCTGGTGGCGGACTTCGCCCGCGCCACCCAGCTCGCCGTGCACGCCGGGTTCGGCGTGATCGAACTGCACGCGGCGCACGGCTACCTGCTGCACCAGTTCCTCAGCCCGCTGTCCAACCGGCGCACCGACCACTTCGGCGGCGACCTCGCCGGCCGGATGCGGCTGCCGCTGGCCGTGGTCGACGCGGTGCGCCGAACCTGGCCGGCGGACCGGCCGCTGTTCGTCCGGGTGTCCGCCACCGACTGGGTGGAGGGCGGCTGGACGCTCGCCGAGAGCGTCGTGTTCGCCAAGGAACTCGCCGCCCGCGGCGTGGACCTCGTCGACGTCTCCTCGGGCGGCAGCGCGGCCGACGCCACCGTACCGGTCGGGCCGAAGTACCAGGTGCCGCTCGCCGCTGAGATCCGGCGGCAGGCCGGGGTGCCGGTCGGCGCGGTCGGGCTGCTGGAGACGCCCGACGCGGCAACCGAGGTCCTGGTCGCCGGGGACGCGGACGCGGTCTTCGTCGGGCGGCCGATGTTGCGCGATCCGTACTGGGCGCTGCGGGCGCCGGACGCGCCGCGCGCCGCCTGGCCCGTCCAGTACCACCGCGCGATCTGA